The following are from one region of the Bacteroidota bacterium genome:
- a CDS encoding ABC transporter permease has translation MKFIEALRFALRSIRGYRLRALLTILGISFGIFTITFVFTLVNTMKEGLSANLNSLGNTVIFVHHWPWKDNSEDWYQYVNRDKMRYTHYVRLRNSLGGLADALYFQADLNGVELSQQGRTATGVKLRGVTQDYLYLSGSRLASGRDFSPYEAQSGRKVCILGQQVARSLFGSQPALGRTLRFRGQQLRVIGVLEQAGLSLFGSSADEDLIIPYALMAQLYQIEQRAIDKVIAVKARRYEELQALENQVMGQMRIARGLRPDQENDFAINKQESLVQSVNQIFEVLNTGGVFISLLSLLVGGFGIANIMFVSVKERTREIGIQKALGSTRGFILLQFLLESVSLCLLGGLLGILLLFVLAGVAQLIVSRLALGLSVAIAPWDLALGLLLSVLIGLISGLIPSYLAARMDPVEAMRH, from the coding sequence ATGAAGTTCATCGAGGCCTTGCGCTTTGCCCTGCGCAGCATACGGGGCTACCGGCTGCGTGCCCTACTCACCATCCTGGGTATCAGCTTTGGCATTTTCACCATCACCTTTGTTTTCACCCTGGTGAACACAATGAAGGAGGGCCTGAGTGCCAACCTGAACAGCCTTGGTAACACGGTTATTTTTGTACACCACTGGCCCTGGAAGGACAATAGCGAAGACTGGTACCAGTACGTGAACCGCGACAAGATGCGCTACACGCACTATGTAAGGCTGCGCAATAGCCTCGGCGGCCTGGCCGATGCCCTGTACTTTCAGGCAGACCTGAACGGTGTGGAGCTGAGCCAGCAGGGCCGTACAGCCACGGGTGTGAAGCTTAGGGGGGTAACGCAGGACTACCTGTACCTATCGGGCAGCAGGCTGGCCAGTGGCCGAGACTTTTCGCCCTACGAGGCACAGAGCGGGCGAAAGGTATGCATCCTGGGCCAGCAGGTGGCCCGCAGCCTTTTTGGCAGCCAGCCAGCCCTGGGCCGCACGCTGCGTTTTCGTGGTCAGCAGTTGCGCGTCATCGGTGTGCTGGAGCAGGCGGGCCTTAGCCTCTTTGGCAGTAGTGCAGACGAGGACCTGATCATCCCCTATGCCCTGATGGCCCAGCTTTATCAGATTGAGCAGCGCGCCATCGATAAAGTAATTGCCGTAAAGGCCCGCCGCTATGAGGAGCTGCAAGCACTGGAAAACCAGGTGATGGGCCAGATGCGCATTGCCCGCGGACTGCGGCCCGACCAGGAGAACGACTTTGCCATCAACAAGCAGGAGAGCCTGGTGCAGAGTGTGAACCAGATTTTTGAGGTGCTCAATACCGGCGGCGTGTTTATTAGCCTGCTCTCGCTGCTCGTAGGGGGCTTTGGTATAGCCAACATCATGTTTGTAAGCGTGAAGGAGCGCACCCGCGAGATTGGCATCCAGAAGGCACTGGGTAGCACACGGGGCTTTATCCTGCTGCAGTTCCTGCTAGAGAGTGTAAGCCTGTGCCTGCTGGGTGGCCTGCTGGGTATCCTGCTCCTGTTTGTGCTGGCGGGGGTAGCCCAGCTCATTGTTAGCAGGCTGGCCCTGGGCCTCAGTGTGGCGATAGCCCCCTGGGATCTGGCCCTGGGCCTGCTGCTCAGTGTGCTCATTGGCCTGATAAGTGGCCTGATACCCAGCTACCTGGCGGCACGTATGGACCCTGTAGAGGCCATGCGGCACTAG
- the queA gene encoding tRNA preQ1(34) S-adenosylmethionine ribosyltransferase-isomerase QueA: MKLSEFDFSVPEKLVAQYPAEPRDASRMMVVHRESQTIEHRQFKDILEYFGDGDVLIMNDSKVFPARLYGSKEKTGAKIEVFLLRELNADSRLWDVVVDPARKIRVGNKLFFGDNDLVAEVVDNTTSRGRTIRFLFDGTEEDFYKVVDKLGETPLPDYIKRPVEPEDRERYQTVFARHKGSVAAPESGFHFSREVLKRLELQGVEHGFVTLHTGLGSFREVEVEDLSKHKMDSETYIIGDEIARLVNAAKQKKKKVCAVGATTMRAIESSVSAAKLLNPSKGWTDKFIFPPYDFSISNCFLTNLNPPKSTVVMMAAAFMGYEFMLHAYQEAVKEKYRFYCYGDAMLIL, translated from the coding sequence ATGAAGCTTTCAGAATTTGACTTCTCCGTACCAGAAAAACTGGTAGCCCAATATCCCGCCGAACCCCGTGACGCGTCTCGCATGATGGTGGTGCACCGCGAATCGCAAACCATAGAGCACCGGCAGTTCAAAGATATTCTGGAATACTTTGGCGATGGGGATGTGCTGATTATGAATGACAGCAAGGTATTTCCGGCCCGTCTGTATGGCAGCAAGGAGAAAACCGGTGCCAAGATCGAGGTATTCCTGCTGCGGGAACTGAATGCCGACAGCCGCCTGTGGGATGTGGTGGTAGACCCTGCCCGGAAAATACGGGTGGGCAACAAGCTCTTCTTTGGCGACAATGACCTGGTGGCCGAGGTGGTGGACAACACCACCAGCCGGGGGCGCACCATTCGCTTCCTCTTCGACGGTACGGAGGAGGATTTCTACAAAGTGGTGGACAAGCTGGGCGAAACCCCCCTGCCCGACTACATTAAGCGGCCGGTAGAGCCAGAAGACCGCGAGCGCTACCAAACGGTGTTTGCCCGGCACAAGGGGTCGGTAGCGGCACCCGAGAGTGGGTTCCACTTCTCGCGCGAGGTGCTGAAGCGCCTGGAGCTACAGGGGGTGGAGCATGGCTTCGTAACCCTGCACACGGGCCTGGGCAGCTTTCGCGAGGTGGAAGTGGAAGACCTGAGCAAGCACAAAATGGACAGCGAAACCTACATCATAGGCGACGAAATAGCCCGCCTGGTGAATGCCGCCAAGCAGAAAAAGAAGAAGGTATGTGCCGTAGGGGCTACTACCATGCGTGCCATAGAGAGCAGTGTGAGCGCAGCCAAGCTGCTAAACCCCAGCAAGGGCTGGACAGACAAGTTTATCTTTCCACCCTATGATTTTTCGATCTCCAACTGCTTCCTTACCAACCTGAACCCGCCTAAAAGCACGGTGGTGATGATGGCGGCGGCCTTTATGGGCTATGAGTTCATGCTACATGCCTACCAAGAGGCCGTGAAGGAGAAATACCGCTTCTACTGCTATGGCGATGCCATGCTTATTCTATAG
- a CDS encoding 2-C-methyl-D-erythritol 4-phosphate cytidylyltransferase, protein MARLPVLAALVVAGGVGSRMGLDRPKQFALLGGVPILVHTLRTLCSYAPGLDAIQLVMHPDWHSHTAHLLDTYLPGEGARIQLSRGGATRTESVENGLHALADRLNDRGDDTAHCLVAIQDGVRPFLNHRLLADSYASAQQHGSGVCAVPVKSSLRLRTPGGSQAVDRSLYYAVQTPQTFRLDLIRKAYAQRNTAPTQPYTDDASVLEAHGTPVHLCAGDYDNLKITSPADIEVGEMILKREQVRKDN, encoded by the coding sequence GTGGCTAGGCTCCCTGTGCTGGCGGCCCTGGTAGTTGCCGGGGGCGTAGGCAGCCGTATGGGCCTGGATCGGCCCAAGCAGTTTGCCCTACTAGGGGGCGTACCCATCCTGGTGCATACACTACGCACACTGTGCAGCTATGCCCCTGGGCTGGATGCCATCCAGCTGGTAATGCACCCCGACTGGCACAGCCACACAGCGCACCTGCTGGACACCTATCTGCCAGGGGAGGGCGCACGCATCCAGCTAAGCAGGGGAGGAGCCACCCGTACCGAGAGTGTAGAGAATGGACTGCACGCCCTGGCCGATAGACTGAACGACCGGGGGGATGACACGGCCCACTGCCTGGTGGCCATCCAGGATGGGGTGCGGCCCTTCCTGAACCACCGCCTGCTGGCCGACAGCTATGCCAGTGCACAGCAGCACGGCAGCGGGGTGTGCGCCGTACCGGTAAAGAGTAGCCTGCGCCTGCGTACCCCGGGCGGTAGCCAGGCCGTAGACCGCAGCCTGTACTATGCGGTACAGACCCCGCAGACCTTTCGGCTAGACTTGATCCGGAAGGCCTATGCACAGCGTAACACCGCCCCCACCCAGCCCTATACCGACGATGCCAGCGTACTGGAAGCCCATGGTACCCCCGTGCACCTGTGCGCGGGCGACTACGACAACCTAAAGATCACCAGCCCGGCCGATATAGAGGTGGGCGAGATGATACTGAAAAGGGAGCAAGTAAGAAAAGACAACTAA
- a CDS encoding lamin tail domain-containing protein, translating into MCLCIALLSPVAHGQAGLEITRFIPGDYLANNLHEVELYNGTGRTILLDQYYLVTRDYTLRFPSGTRLYPGTTYRMAKYKRGKPNIDLELGQAPDFLIRFYEKKVEGNLVALLNARLQPISAFYHCQRPDAPFLPDSGRFILGNRTVIPYRLPGYAHPVWGYFPLGEDPAIGFERIRGEWRVISATQDLNLYPVTAFIDFKARYQDEVVTLKWNTAFEDQLTRIEIQRSANRSTFRTIAKLDAQKGKTQQVTGYTYPDSQLPGQDSIWYYRLQAQDRDGRLIESKVVQVVTREVPVPFWLEVYPARTQLPKEVGIRFSSAYSQEVNIALLSAEGQLIHLLFQGPVFATVQNLLELTTDIAEGTYWIVASTEEGRFYKKLRVTAPQP; encoded by the coding sequence GTGTGCCTGTGCATTGCACTCCTGAGCCCTGTGGCCCACGGGCAGGCTGGGCTGGAGATTACCCGCTTCATCCCCGGAGACTACCTGGCAAACAACCTGCATGAGGTGGAGCTATATAATGGCACGGGGCGTACCATCCTGCTAGACCAGTATTATCTGGTAACGCGCGACTATACCCTGCGTTTCCCCTCCGGCACCCGGCTCTACCCGGGCACCACCTACCGCATGGCCAAGTATAAGCGGGGTAAGCCTAATATAGACCTGGAGCTGGGCCAGGCGCCAGACTTTCTGATTCGCTTTTACGAAAAGAAAGTGGAGGGAAACCTTGTAGCCCTCCTCAATGCCCGCTTGCAGCCCATATCGGCCTTTTATCACTGCCAGCGGCCCGATGCCCCCTTTCTGCCCGATAGTGGCCGCTTTATTCTGGGCAACCGGACGGTGATCCCCTACCGGCTGCCGGGCTATGCACACCCGGTGTGGGGCTACTTTCCACTGGGAGAAGATCCGGCAATCGGCTTTGAGCGCATACGCGGCGAGTGGCGGGTAATATCGGCCACCCAAGACCTGAACCTCTATCCCGTTACAGCGTTCATCGACTTTAAGGCCCGCTATCAGGACGAAGTGGTTACCCTGAAATGGAACACGGCCTTTGAAGACCAGCTGACGCGGATAGAAATACAGCGCAGCGCCAACCGCAGCACCTTCCGCACGATTGCCAAACTGGATGCACAAAAGGGCAAAACGCAGCAGGTAACGGGCTACACCTACCCAGACAGCCAGCTGCCCGGGCAGGACAGTATATGGTACTACCGGCTACAGGCACAGGATAGAGATGGAAGACTGATAGAAAGCAAAGTGGTACAGGTAGTAACCCGAGAAGTGCCCGTACCCTTCTGGCTAGAGGTGTATCCGGCCCGTACCCAGCTGCCCAAGGAGGTAGGCATCCGGTTTAGCAGCGCTTATAGCCAGGAGGTGAATATTGCACTCCTCTCAGCGGAGGGCCAGCTGATTCACCTGCTGTTTCAGGGCCCCGTTTTTGCCACCGTGCAGAACCTGCTGGAGCTTACCACAGACATAGCCGAGGGCACCTATTGGATTGTGGCCAGCACGGAAGAGGGCCGATTCTATAAGAAACTCAGGGTAACGGCCCCCCAGCCCTGA
- the tyrS gene encoding tyrosine--tRNA ligase, with the protein MQNNRSLFIDELAWRGLLQDQTPGAVAAFVQPGARAYMGFDPTADSLHVGNLASLMLLVHLQRSGHRPLLLVGGATGMIGDPSGKRSERKLLGAEEIQHNVACIRLQLQHFLDFDGTQAAHIVDNREWFEHFRFLDFLRDVGKHMTLNYMLAKDSVQSRLETGISYTEFSYQLLQAYDFYYLHKHHGVRVQMGGSDQWGNITSGIELIRRIDGAEAHGLICPLLTRADGSKFGKSEQGNIWLDARLTSPYKFYQFWLNAADDEVGKLLKVFSLRPRAEIEQLIGEQAQNPGARIGQRALALEMTRRIHGDAALEKAIQASEVLFGQASLETMQALSERDFHEIFEGVPTTQLPLSKLQEPIAIADLLADAGAVPSKSEARRLLKGGGIRVNKQAVTETQTLGLNDLLGNRYLLLQTGKKKYHLAVFQG; encoded by the coding sequence ATGCAAAATAACCGGTCACTTTTCATCGACGAACTGGCTTGGCGTGGCCTGCTGCAAGACCAAACCCCGGGGGCTGTCGCGGCCTTTGTGCAGCCCGGTGCCCGGGCCTACATGGGCTTTGACCCCACGGCCGATAGCCTGCATGTGGGAAACCTGGCCAGCCTGATGCTGCTGGTACACCTGCAGCGCAGTGGCCACCGTCCGCTGCTGCTGGTGGGGGGGGCCACCGGCATGATAGGCGACCCGAGTGGCAAACGGAGTGAACGAAAACTGCTGGGGGCAGAGGAGATTCAGCACAATGTGGCGTGTATCCGCCTACAGCTCCAGCATTTTCTGGATTTTGATGGCACCCAGGCCGCCCACATCGTTGATAACCGGGAGTGGTTCGAGCACTTCCGGTTCCTGGACTTCCTGCGAGACGTGGGCAAACACATGACGCTGAACTATATGCTGGCCAAAGATTCGGTGCAGAGCCGGCTGGAAACCGGCATCAGCTATACCGAGTTTAGCTACCAGCTGCTACAGGCCTACGACTTCTACTACCTGCACAAGCACCACGGCGTGCGGGTGCAGATGGGGGGCAGCGATCAATGGGGGAACATTACCAGTGGCATCGAGCTGATCCGCCGGATAGATGGTGCCGAGGCCCACGGCCTTATATGCCCCCTGCTTACACGCGCAGACGGCAGCAAGTTTGGCAAAAGCGAGCAGGGGAATATCTGGCTAGATGCACGGCTCACTTCGCCCTACAAGTTCTACCAGTTCTGGCTGAATGCGGCAGATGATGAGGTTGGCAAGCTCCTCAAGGTATTTAGCCTAAGGCCCCGTGCCGAGATTGAACAGCTGATAGGTGAGCAGGCACAAAACCCCGGGGCACGCATCGGCCAGCGGGCACTTGCCCTGGAGATGACCCGCCGCATCCATGGGGATGCTGCCCTGGAGAAAGCCATACAGGCTAGCGAGGTGCTCTTTGGCCAGGCAAGCCTGGAAACGATGCAGGCCCTGTCCGAACGCGACTTTCATGAGATTTTCGAGGGGGTACCTACCACCCAGCTCCCCCTGAGCAAGCTACAGGAGCCTATAGCCATAGCCGACCTGCTGGCTGATGCCGGGGCCGTGCCCAGCAAGAGCGAGGCCCGCCGGCTGCTGAAGGGCGGCGGCATACGGGTAAACAAGCAGGCTGTAACCGAGACCCAAACCCTGGGGCTGAACGACCTGCTCGGAAACCGTTATCTGCTGCTGCAAACCGGCAAAAAAAAGTACCACCTTGCGGTGTTTCAGGGCTAG
- a CDS encoding tetratricopeptide repeat protein, with protein MRAKNYDQAVGKFDQAIQAESSNYRYYVLKGQALVRLKRTPDAIRAYEGATRANPGFADGYKMIGLLYIKQKDYGNAVTSLNKAFDAETDKSKKLGYKLMTAKLLLQLNKYNEALAELNQAKQIQPNDTRIAATEGQIHIKNSNWQAAYDTYGQAEQMARNQQQSGCAIGQFQAGKAVAASKLGREAEFKSTVEALKQSCPKMASYATNMVRASGSGRFLATANGYLKADAYEEAIQWINKAIESGDNKAAVHKFAAVVYYKAGQPSVAIDHFKKSAEATPEPEKRLAIYAQLAKLQFNSQDYSGAIQSIDLITASKPNPGLSFMKAQAQYNLGQYAAAVQTAEAVYAKAETAAPALKAKYQFFIGLASKKAGNTEKARVAFKNAAVGPFKLAATEEMKSMAQ; from the coding sequence ATGCGTGCCAAAAATTACGATCAAGCTGTAGGGAAGTTTGACCAGGCTATTCAGGCCGAGAGCTCAAATTACCGCTATTATGTACTGAAGGGCCAGGCCCTGGTTCGCCTAAAGCGCACGCCCGATGCCATACGTGCCTATGAGGGTGCCACACGTGCCAATCCGGGTTTTGCCGATGGATACAAGATGATTGGCCTGCTCTATATTAAGCAAAAGGACTACGGCAATGCCGTTACGAGCTTGAACAAGGCCTTTGATGCAGAGACCGACAAGTCGAAGAAGCTGGGCTACAAACTGATGACGGCCAAACTGCTGCTGCAGCTGAATAAATACAACGAAGCCCTGGCAGAGCTGAATCAGGCAAAGCAAATACAGCCAAACGATACCCGAATAGCAGCTACTGAAGGGCAAATCCACATCAAAAACAGCAACTGGCAGGCTGCCTACGATACCTATGGCCAGGCGGAGCAGATGGCCCGAAACCAACAGCAAAGCGGTTGTGCCATTGGTCAGTTTCAGGCAGGCAAGGCCGTAGCCGCCTCCAAGCTGGGGCGCGAGGCCGAGTTTAAGAGCACGGTAGAGGCCCTTAAGCAGTCTTGCCCCAAGATGGCCAGCTATGCAACGAACATGGTACGCGCTTCTGGTTCCGGTCGTTTCCTGGCCACAGCCAACGGCTACCTGAAGGCTGATGCCTACGAAGAAGCCATTCAGTGGATCAACAAAGCCATAGAGTCTGGCGACAACAAGGCAGCCGTGCACAAATTTGCCGCAGTTGTATACTACAAGGCCGGGCAACCCTCTGTTGCCATCGATCACTTCAAGAAATCGGCCGAGGCCACGCCAGAACCCGAAAAACGCCTGGCTATATACGCTCAGCTTGCCAAGCTTCAGTTTAACTCGCAAGATTATAGCGGTGCTATACAAAGCATAGACCTGATTACGGCTAGCAAGCCCAACCCAGGTTTGTCCTTTATGAAGGCCCAAGCCCAATACAACCTGGGGCAGTATGCCGCTGCAGTTCAAACCGCCGAGGCGGTGTATGCCAAAGCGGAGACTGCTGCTCCCGCCCTTAAGGCCAAATACCAATTCTTCATCGGCCTGGCAAGCAAAAAAGCTGGTAACACAGAAAAAGCACGTGTCGCATTCAAAAATGCTGCCGTAGGCCCCTTCAAGCTGGCTGCTACCGAAGAAATGAAATCTATGGCCCAATAG
- the gcvT gene encoding glycine cleavage system aminomethyltransferase GcvT, producing the protein MLKTPMHAWHLAHGASMMPFAGYDMPVRYTSDKQEHLCVREKVGIFDVSHMGEFLLRGPHALQLLQQLTSNDVSKLAVGKAQYNCMPNEQGGIVDDLIVYRLEEQLYLVVVNAANIQKDWDWISGRNNLGVEMENLSDQTALMAVSGPLVLQTLQGLTDLPIGDLPFYAFTKGKIAGIDNVLIATTGYTGERTFELYVRTEHAQALWDAVMKAGAPYGIQPIGLGARDTLRLEMGYMLYGNDITDTTSPLEAGLGWITKLDKGVDMTQADYLRRQKETGIQTRLVALELQERGIPRSHLPILKDGKTVGVVTSGSFSPSLNKGIGLGYVPKELSSLDTELDILVREKPLRAKVVKAPFLKETSLSQLK; encoded by the coding sequence ATGCTCAAGACCCCCATGCACGCCTGGCACCTGGCCCACGGTGCCTCTATGATGCCATTTGCCGGCTATGACATGCCGGTACGCTACACCAGCGACAAACAAGAGCACCTGTGTGTGCGCGAAAAGGTAGGCATCTTTGATGTAAGCCACATGGGCGAGTTCCTGCTGCGTGGCCCCCATGCCCTGCAGCTACTTCAGCAGCTTACCTCCAATGACGTGAGCAAGCTCGCCGTAGGCAAGGCACAATACAACTGCATGCCCAATGAGCAGGGCGGGATTGTGGATGACCTGATTGTATACCGGCTGGAGGAACAGCTATACCTGGTGGTGGTAAATGCCGCTAACATTCAAAAGGACTGGGACTGGATCTCTGGCCGAAACAACCTGGGTGTAGAGATGGAGAACCTATCGGACCAGACGGCGCTGATGGCTGTGAGTGGCCCCCTGGTGCTACAGACCCTGCAGGGGCTAACCGACCTGCCAATCGGCGACCTGCCGTTCTACGCCTTTACAAAGGGCAAGATAGCGGGTATAGATAATGTACTGATTGCCACTACCGGCTACACCGGCGAGCGCACCTTTGAGCTGTATGTGCGCACCGAGCACGCACAGGCCCTGTGGGATGCCGTGATGAAGGCCGGTGCACCCTATGGCATTCAGCCCATTGGGCTGGGTGCGCGAGACACGCTGCGCCTGGAGATGGGCTATATGCTCTACGGCAATGACATTACCGACACCACCAGCCCGCTGGAGGCTGGCTTGGGCTGGATTACCAAGCTGGACAAAGGTGTGGATATGACCCAGGCAGACTACCTGCGCCGGCAAAAGGAAACAGGAATACAAACCCGCCTGGTAGCCCTGGAGCTGCAGGAACGCGGGATACCGCGCAGCCACCTGCCCATCCTGAAAGATGGCAAGACAGTGGGTGTGGTAACCAGTGGCTCCTTTAGCCCCAGCCTGAATAAGGGGATAGGCCTGGGCTATGTGCCCAAAGAACTAAGCAGCCTGGATACCGAGCTGGATATCCTTGTGCGGGAAAAGCCCCTGAGGGCTAAGGTGGTGAAAGCTCCCTTTCTGAAAGAAACCAGTTTGTCTCAACTCAAGTAA
- a CDS encoding DUF3806 domain-containing protein → MEKQRDLQPEDQEVIESYLQLFEEMMAEEQVNRTNYDAALLEDLYQALLEDTETDEDVDYLVYQVGVLLGHLLARDHGYQWQHITDEDGETLILVRGEDEPVYVFDLVYNLLEDESSETEEPDLFFEAFIESVRA, encoded by the coding sequence ATGGAAAAGCAAAGAGATCTACAGCCTGAGGATCAGGAAGTGATAGAAAGCTACCTGCAGCTATTCGAGGAAATGATGGCCGAGGAGCAGGTAAACCGCACAAACTACGATGCGGCCCTGCTGGAAGACCTGTATCAGGCCCTGCTGGAAGACACTGAGACAGACGAAGATGTAGACTACCTGGTATATCAGGTGGGTGTACTGCTGGGCCACCTGCTGGCACGCGACCATGGCTACCAATGGCAGCACATTACCGATGAAGACGGCGAGACGCTCATTTTGGTGCGCGGAGAGGATGAGCCTGTTTATGTCTTTGACCTGGTGTACAACCTGCTGGAAGACGAGTCTAGCGAGACCGAAGAGCCCGACCTCTTCTTCGAGGCCTTTATAGAGAGCGTACGGGCCTAG
- the dapB gene encoding 4-hydroxy-tetrahydrodipicolinate reductase — protein sequence MRISIVGYGRMGREIEEIALERGHEIVYKIHADNQEDLQAISQGNTDVVIEFTQPDAVRVNLERLIPKSIPLVVGTTGWEEMRENIRERVLSQGTSLVYASNFSLGMNILFRLNKQLAEIMNAHPGYDVFIEDRHHAHKQDSPSGTALSLAEQIVERLERKRSYATPADLAKRAPMADELSIGSVRAGKIVGIHTVSYTGYEDTISLTHEAHNRRGFALGAVVAAEKIIGRRGFFRFDELLWDTQAV from the coding sequence ATGCGGATATCGATTGTAGGATATGGAAGGATGGGGCGCGAGATAGAAGAAATTGCTCTGGAGCGCGGACACGAAATTGTGTACAAGATCCACGCGGACAATCAGGAAGACCTACAGGCCATTAGCCAGGGAAACACGGACGTTGTTATTGAATTTACACAGCCCGATGCTGTTCGGGTCAATCTGGAGCGATTGATACCCAAGTCTATCCCCCTGGTGGTTGGCACCACAGGCTGGGAGGAAATGCGCGAAAATATCCGGGAACGGGTGCTGAGCCAGGGCACCAGCCTGGTATATGCCAGCAACTTTAGCTTGGGTATGAACATTCTATTCCGGCTCAATAAGCAGCTGGCCGAGATCATGAACGCCCATCCGGGCTACGATGTGTTTATAGAGGACCGCCACCATGCCCACAAGCAAGATAGCCCCAGTGGCACAGCCCTTAGCCTGGCCGAGCAGATAGTGGAGCGGCTGGAACGAAAGCGCAGCTACGCAACCCCTGCCGACCTGGCCAAGCGCGCACCCATGGCCGACGAACTAAGTATAGGCAGTGTGCGGGCGGGCAAGATTGTAGGCATACATACCGTGAGCTATACCGGCTACGAGGATACGATCAGCCTGACGCACGAGGCGCATAATCGGCGGGGCTTTGCCCTGGGGGCAGTTGTTGCTGCCGAGAAGATCATTGGGCGCAGGGGATTCTTCCGCTTCGACGAACTGCTGTGGGATACCCAGGCGGTGTAG